ttttgaatgtccaatgtcgtgctagcacgactttcacttttgaatgtccaatgtccaatgtcgtgccagcacaacattcgattttgaatgtccaatgtcgtgctagcacgactttcacttttgaatgtccaatgtccaatgtcgtgccagcacaacattcggttttgaatgtccaatgtccaatgtcgtgccagcacgactttcacttttgaatgtccaatgtccaatgtcgtgccagcagaacattcacttttgaatgtccaatgtccaatgtcgtgccagcacaacattcgattatgaatgtccaatgtccaatgtcgtgctagcacgactttcacttttgaatgtccaatgtccaatgtcgtgccagcacaacattcgattttgaatgtccaatgtccaatgtcgtatgtttagctaacttcacacagctgatTCGGACTTCACTAGCAACTACCTGCATGGAGTAAGCGAGCTTGCCCCCGATGCCGGTGTCCGGGTCCCGGGCCTGAATGGACTCGTAAACCACTTGGTTCCACGCCTCGTTCTGGGAGGAAAATGGAGTTATACGCTTCATTAccataaaattaatgttcacAGGATTTGGAAGATGTGAAAAATTACATGgaaataatgttatgttaataATCGATATAGTTAAAATGCCtgtatttgtgttttaacaCGACAATCACGGTTGCTCTGTTCCTTATCAATTATATCTCCGACACGGTTGTTGGTATAACTTACCTCTGGTATCTGCAGCCTGTATGGGAGGTTCTGGAAGACGGGGACCTCGTCGTTTACGTCCGAGATCACCAGGTCCACCAACACGTCGATCTGAAACACGCACGGACGGATGGACAAACGGGTCAGTCAGTGTTAGACAACGTCATGTGAATAGAGAcgtttgtaatttaaaattatttttatgtatgccaTAGGATGAAATTTGCAAATGGTTCATTCGTAAACGAAGCacctttatttatttccaattcaATTCGCTTATCAATTTAATCTCGTATTACTGGtaatattttgctaaaaaacagccgtaaaaggaaataaatataacGAATACATGTATGATCGTTAAAGTAATCAGAGAGAGCCGGAAGGTGGGTTACCTTGAAATTGAGTTCACTGTTGTCTTGGATGATGAAGTGGAGCTGCCTCCGGTCAGAGTTCTAGGGAAAAGAAACACACAGAGGATATACAGGGAAATCAATCATGATTCGTTGGTTTATGGCCAAGCATGTATGAATACTATCAATGCTCAAATAATAAGCGATAAAAGAAAGGGCATGTTATTCCTCTATGAAATTCGTCCATGATGCAGTTTACCAAACTCcatttgtccgctctctaactcaTAAAcgcatttgttatttaatatttagcaaATATTCGTTACAATATTTATGAACATAACTTCTTGAAGGAGTTTGATCAACAGCAAAATCGCATATTAACATTGGAGTTCTGGCCCTTGCTTAATCAAAATTTAACCAAATTCTATTTGTTTGCTCTTGGGCATTTTCTATCCAATCTTTGCCCGACTAGGTTGCAATGCATATAAAGGGCATGATATCTCGACCAAGTATGGTAAACAGCCAGATCATTCTATGAGTAACGGCCCTTTATTTGTCAGCTCCCTGTGGCTGCTTTTTAACTTAAGCATTTCTAATTCAATTTGAGGCAAGTTTAGTTATAATAGTTATGGACATGATATCGCGTATATGTTCAATAAACAGCAATAGCGCATTATTATTAGTTATTGAGTTATGTCCATTGGATGGCGAAAAGTTGGCCAATACACCTTGTATTTTCCttaatcaataatttcttaGTCAATCTTAATAGCATTGTTTATACTTGGTAGATATGTTATAGCGCATGTCCGAGTGACCTGCAAGACTGCAATATTTACTTTGGAGTTAATGGCCTTCAATTTTGCAAACGTGTATGCTCATTTATGTCTACATATATAACAGTATATGCCTGAATATAATTCATCAATTTCAACAGAGAAACATAAAATACGTATATCAGTCctacttttaataaataattgttttatcgTTTTCCATTTCAAAAAGTGGGCTCTCAAAGCAAGCGACATATTCAAATCGCCTTATCCTAGTTATACGTACATAATCCCGGTCAAGAATCTTATCAAGAATAATATCAGCTGAAGCGTTCCCATTGGTTCGGATGGTCTGACGTATAGTCACGAGTGTCTTGGACTCTGCCTCGTATTCAGGGTAACCGATGATGACGTCATCACCGTCCTCATCCATTGCCTTTAACGTCCAAAGCACGGTTCCTGCAAATGTTACCACAGCATTATAAAAGTAGCGTTTACAAGAACTGTCATTGGGAGACCTGGAACATTGCTGTATACGGTGTAGATGTCAGAGATAGCCCTACAGTGAACGTCAGTGATAACTGAGCTAACATTGCTGTATACGGTGTAGATGTCAGAGATAGTCCTACAGTGAACGTCAGTGATAACTGAGCTAACATTGCTGTATATGGTGTAGATTTCAGAGATAGCCCTACAGTGAACGTCAGTGATAACTGAGCTAACATTGCTGTATACGGTGTAGATGTCAGAGATAGCCCTACAGTGAACGTCAGTGATAACTGAGCTAACATTGCTGTATACGGTGTAGATGTCAGAGATAGCCCTACAGTGAACGTCAGTGACAGCTGAGCTAACATTGCTGTATACGGTGCAGGTGTCAGAGATATCCCTACAGTGAACGTGAGTGATAACTGAGCTAGCATTGCCGTATACGGTGTAGATGTCAGAGATAGCCTTACAGTGAACGTCAGTGATAACTGAGCTAACATTGCCGTGTACGGTGTAGATGTCAGAGATAGCCCTACAGTAAACGTGAGTGATAACTGAGCTAACATTGCAGTATACAGTGATACGGTGTAGATGTCAGAGATAGCCTTACAGTGAACGTCAGTGATAACTGAGCTAACATTGCAGTATACGATGTAGGTGTCAGAGATAGCCCTACAGTGAACGTCAGTGATAACTGAGCTAACATTGCAGTATACGGTTTAGGTGTCAGATATAGCCCTACAGTGAACGTCAGTGATAACTGAGCTAACATTGCAGTATACGATGTAGATGTCAGAGATAGCCCTACGGTGAACGTCAGTGATAACTGAGCTAACATTGCTGTATACGGTGTATGTGTCAGAGATAGCCCTACGGTGAACGTCAGTGATAACTGAGCTAACATTGCTGTATACGGTGTAGATGTCAGAGATAGACTTACAGTGAACGTCAGTGATAACTGAGCTTACATTGCTGTATACGGTGTAGATGTCAGAGATAGCCCTACAGTGAACGTCAGTGATGACTGAGCTAACATTGCAGCATACGGTGTAAATGTCAGAGATAGCCGTACAGTGAACGTCAGTAATAACTGAGCCAACATTGCAGTATACGGTGTAGATGTCAGAGATAGCCGTACAGTGAACGTCAGTGATAACTGAGCTAACATTGCAGTATACGGTGTAGATGTCAGAGATAGACTTACAGTGAACGTTAGTGATAACTGAGCTTACATTGCTGTATACGGTGTAGATGTCAGTGATAGCCCTACAGTGAACGTCAGTGATGACTGAGCTAACATTGCTGTATACGATGTAGATGTCAGAGATAGCCCTACAGTGAACGTCAGTGATGACTGAGCTAACATTGCAGTATACGGTGTAGATGTCAGAGATAGCCCTACAGTGAACTAGCCCTACAGTGAACGTCAGTGATGACTGAGCTAACATTGCTGTATACGGTGTAGATGTCAGAGATAGCCCTACAGTGAACGTCAGTGATGACTGAGCTAACATTGCAGTATACGGTGTAGATGTCAGAGATAGCCCTACAGTGAACGTTAGTGATAACGGTAGGTGTCAGCTATAGCCTTACAGTGAACGTCAGTGATAGCTGAGCTAACATTGCAGTATACGGTGTAGATGTCAGAGATAGACTTACAGTGAACGTTAGTGATAACTGAGCTTACATTGCTGTATACGGTGTAGATGTCAGAGATAGCCCTACAGTGAACGTCAGTGATAACTGAGCTAACATTGAAGTATACGGTGTAGGTGTCAGAGATGGCCTTGCAGTGAACGTTAGTGATAACTGAGCTAACATTGAAGTATACGGTGTAGTTGTCAGAGATAGCCTTACAGTGAGCGTCAGTGATAACTGAGCTAACATTGAAGTATACGGTGTAGGTGTCAGAGACGGCCTTACAGTGAACGTCAGTGATAACTGAGCTAACATTGCAGTATACGGTGTAGGTGTCAGAGATGGCCTTACAGTGAACGTTAGTGATTACTGAGCGAACATTGAAGTATACGGTGTAGGTGTCAGAGATAGCCTTACAGTGAACGTCAATGATAACTAAGCTAACATTGCCGTATACGGTATAGATGTCAGAGATGGCCTTACAGTGAACGTTAGTGATAACTGAGCTAACATTGCAGTATACGATGTAGTTTTCAGAGATGGCCTTACAGTGAAAGTTAGTGACAGCTGAACTAACATTGCAGTATACGATGTAGGTGTCAGAGATAGCCCTACAGTGAACGTCAGTGATAACTGAGCTAACATTGCAGTATACGGTATAGATGTCAGATATAGCCCTACAGTGAACGTCAGTGATAACTGAGCTAACATTGAAGTATACGGTGTAGATGTCAGAGATGGCCTTACAGTGAACGTCAGTGATAACTGAGCTAACATTGAAGTATACGGTGTAGGTGTCAGAGATGGCCTTACAGTGAACGTCAGTGATAACTGAGCTAACATTGAAGTATACGGTGTAGGTGTCAGAGATGGCCTTACAGTGAACGTCAGTGATAACTGAGCTAACATTGCAGTATACGGTGTAGATGTCAGAGATGGCCTTACAGTGAACGTTAGGGATAGCTGAGCTAACATTGAAGTATACGGTGTAGGTGTTGGAGATAGCCTTACACGGAACGTAATTTAAGTGATAACTGAGCTAACATTTCATGTAACATGTAGTATATACCCGAACAAGCCTTACAGTGAACGTTAGaactgttttgttaaattacatGGAGCGAATCAGATTTGATCAATTGAATTTACTCGTTCCCAAAATTCTCATTGCGCACATTTACCTTTTACACTAATATATCTTAGCCGTGAAGAAATATGTGTGTCTATTGCCAAATTCAAACAATGGCGATAGCAACAGAACTCTTATTGACGAACGCGTACCTATCTTGGTGTCCTCGCTGACGACGACAGCGGCGTCCGTGTTGTCGACGATCACCGGAGGATGTGGCTCACTTTCGCACTCACGGACTGCAATTAGACGGATGTCTGTTTTACAAATATAGacttaaattttctttttttacatggTCTTCATTAAGAAACCTTGCAATACCATATCAGATTAAACTAAGGTcataccaaattgttttttatgtttagcgTCAACTCTAAGTATCTATCTAGCTATCCTAAAAAAACTTACCGCCGAAAAAGAAACGATTACTAAATGAGTGATATCctatgtataatatatacacatgctgTTTATTTTTAGTCCATATTGAAccattttcaattattaaataaatgtgttgataaTGTGTGGCAACCACACAGAATGCATCGTATTCTGATATCAATTGCCAAGTATGCTAGTACATAGTGGTATGAAACATGTTGTTTGCACGTGTgttcaggccccaatttctcgaaacttcttaagcttaacagacttaagtcgcttatttcaattagccaaaatacatactgaaaatgtttattagtaaatgaaaaatggtttattctgataatcatacagattattcctacataatttctaaaaattcttgaagaagtaaatagaacacattttatagaattataaaaatagtgtgattagcttaatcctgttataagggacttaagaagtttcgagaaattggggcctgttgtCGGAATTATAGTAAAAGGAAATTAAACATATGCGGCAGATCGCTGatcatataaaaaaactttttttatcgGGAAGCCCGTTTGCGGACGCTTGGCAAAGAAATGATTTGGTATGGCTCAtgcgatttattttttaactgtatttttttttcttaaataatactCCATTTAAATAGCATTCATAACTTTAAAAGTCAACCGTCATTTATAGCTGTCCACCAGTGAGCTGAACTGGTATAgtgtcaattattttt
Above is a genomic segment from Mya arenaria isolate MELC-2E11 chromosome 2, ASM2691426v1 containing:
- the LOC128215362 gene encoding cadherin-related family member 1-like, with amino-acid sequence MELPLLWVLLLLFFRECESEPHPPVIVDNTDAAVVVSEDTKIGTVLWTLKAMDEDGDDVIIGYPEYEAESKTLVTIRQTIRTNGNASADIILDKILDRDYNSDRRQLHFIIQDNSELNFKIDVLVDLVISDVNDEVPVFQNLPYRLQIPENEAWNQVVYESIQARDPDTGIGGKLAYSMQESRCTESTAVLKYYTIVRLSVHRDSCKLIHDFHF